The segment AGCCAGTCGTGCGCCCTATTGTTGCGCCCGAAACTGTCCTCCTCATCACCCTCAGCGCGCGGCACCGGCGCTCCGTACCGACGATCCAGCGGCGGCGGCTTGTGCCGCAGCCGCGCAATGCGCAGGCTCTCCTGGAAAGCAGGGGCCGGGAAGTCCGTCAGCGCCCGATCGAAGCCGCGCCCTGCGTAGAACGCTGACCGCGCCGCCGCATCCGTAAATATCTCCGCCGGCCACGTAATACGGGCCCGCCAGTCCCCCAGGTCGATCCGCAAGGCAGCCGCCAGATCCTTGTCGAAAGCAGGCAGCCTGCCCAGAGCATGACCAATCCCCTGCAACTCCGCAAAACCCGCCATCGAACGCATCTGTTCCTGAATATCAAGCCAGGGCGTACGCATGCCCTCGATCGCCAGCTTCAAACCGATTGCCTGCTCACCGAACTTCTTTAGTTCTTCTGCCCCCGGGCTCTTCTGAAACTCCGCAATCAGCCGGGCAGTGTCCGTTACCTCCGGCAGATGGAAACGCGCATTAAAACCTTCCAGCGCCTGCCGTGCGCTGAATGCCTGCTCCAACAATGTCCTGAGCTCCAGCCCTCTTGAGCCTGCGAGATGCTCGAACTCCGCTATCTGCCGCCGGGCGGCTTCTGCTATCTCTGGCATAAAGAACCGCGCGTCCAAGTCCCCAACCACCGGCCGCGCGCTGAATGCCTGCTCAATCAGCGTCTTTAGCTGTAGCTCACTGAGGGCTTGGGTTTTCCGAAGCGCCGCTATCTCGCGCGCCCCCAGCTCCGGCAAACGCAAACCCGCATTCACGACACGATGCTTTTCGCTATCCATGAATCATCCCCGTTGCTCCCTTTCGTTAACACCTCACTCTAGCAGAAACGCACGCCGAT is part of the Candidatus Rokuibacteriota bacterium genome and harbors:
- a CDS encoding Swt1 family HEPN domain-containing protein, with product MDSEKHRVVNAGLRLPELGAREIAALRKTQALSELQLKTLIEQAFSARPVVGDLDARFFMPEIAEAARRQIAEFEHLAGSRGLELRTLLEQAFSARQALEGFNARFHLPEVTDTARLIAEFQKSPGAEELKKFGEQAIGLKLAIEGMRTPWLDIQEQMRSMAGFAELQGIGHALGRLPAFDKDLAAALRIDLGDWRARITWPAEIFTDAAARSAFYAGRGFDRALTDFPAPAFQESLRIARLRHKPPPLDRRYGAPVPRAEGDEEDSFGRNNRAHDWLQRLETQLRRFIDEQMTQAFGADWPRRRLPNGMYEAWQVKKRKGDQVSGREWPLIVYADFTDYEAVICRRDNWREVFAPFFGRPESVRESLQRLYPGRLAASHSRPITQDDELFIYVEIKRLGKVIIVKGR